Proteins encoded by one window of Torulaspora delbrueckii CBS 1146 chromosome 2, complete genome:
- the TRS130 gene encoding transport protein particle complex II subunit TRS130 (similar to Saccharomyces cerevisiae TRS130 (YMR218C); ancestral locus Anc_8.735), translating to MASKNEFAANSVLVSYFDPFDVFDALNEQFVEAFPLQNIHWKAPNGGLRTIEMVPVSLLTESKALESDTAASRLFLRFAAVNCISADDYRAKVRPLIRQWLPVNENGLWKEDLSHYPMPIILLYANSEVVDSKLFKSTLLIDKFAKDFPNVKVLELKSVYKSPKEKKEFWGQIVQHLKSFVLNVFQNRLTTYQAQLSSMNKDTHWVEQVRCRENILELYMAMNLYDEATNELREIKQCITEHTKSELSSGTLEVPFKFSCETPSLAKLSDVLSDGMLTKYHSLKYFFVNEFQLLAQDDAKEVDFLRMYRLISFFLHSIEQNFITEANILEFKCSFLDHILERLPHTKSTMGVQIRAELVLAKRDCWIQGVLACTEFTLISKQISIDRDAYTFGSLKETYSDEATFHENYLKLTKKALSLFNQCGRKRQRTVDILSIEIGVLHHQRREHDKAVSLFLSCYEYYMESKWDVIGLKLLKIFVDSLMNCSGLNELKIDDEAVPVSIILSNAYLNILRTSYNDSERRRWWQKFLQLSRDRPTGLVYATDGLFHVHTTDHAYLSQPNTLSIDVSIDNYGIPEDLKADAVTLTFKNSDDFFVHFQLLNVVLVENEKILTLNATEIAYGDFKPVSLEIDMGSTTFVKQFLDDAVPGIRIEHSYDAQSVTLAIEQARELNLGDYALELSCVNHDKIASSEAIITAQKHDQTSACPLSFSPDSDIICEKITNVNEKVLIRYYPKESISSFTLHVVFSFTKTSGASKFSETSVVKIGCYLPVSVSVEDIFKRDMLIFKFLLGSSTTEEPIIMSGTKLLPPIPEDRYSISGGYSPDSPLYLSADPEENCLNCYQITTSDFFQSTDTFSLHITYNTLKEQLDALVTDAVLVQGDVEWYKKFEAWSLVWKLCVLPLLCYQYDAFRAGLIIQLVKDSINLKEFGNLFRKISMNRDVSETIIHCLSRLVKGVRLSEIDISAYSKNVVPRKLIVPVELPRFEQFFYVEFKNKKASEYELGNPIEVTIEIESLNQTWGQNGLAGSFVFEVASSNEWLVHGKKRMRIPSEKSEVHLHIIPLKRGYLHYPKVDIINIDSDEPSRIDYTNYYDTLLVF from the coding sequence ATGGCTTCCAAAAATGAGTTTGCTGCAAACTCGGTATTGGTTAGCTATTTTGATCCATTTGATGTCTTTGATGCTCTAAATGAACAATTTGTGGAAGCTTTTCCACTCCAAAATATACATTGGAAGGCGCCTAATGGTGGTTTGAGAACGATAGAGATGGTACCCGTCTCTCTTTTAACAGAATCAAAGGCACTTGAATCAGATACTGCAGCTTCTAGGCTCTTTTTAAGGTTTGCAGCAGTTAATTGCATTTCCGCGGACGATTATAGAGCCAAGGTTCGTCCATTGATAAGGCAGTGGCTTCCTGTTAATGAAAATGGACTCTGGAAAGAGGATTTGTCACATTACCCGATGCCCATCATTCTGCTGTATGCTAATTCAGAGGTCGTAGATtcgaaacttttcaagtcAACTTTActcattgataaatttgcCAAGGACTTTCCCAACGTTAAAGTGCTTGAGCTCAAATCTGTGTACAAATCACCtaaagagaagaaagaattctgGGGCCAGATTGTCCAGcatttgaaatcttttgtTCTGAACGTTTTTCAGAATAGATTGACGACCTATCAGGCCCAATTGAGTAGCATGAATAAAGATACGCATTGGGTAGAGCAAGTACGCTGTAGGGAAAATATATTGGAGCTATACATGGCAATGAATTTGTATGATGAAGCTACAAATGAGTTGAGAGAGATAAAACAATGCATTACGGAGCATACCAAAAGCGAGCTATCGAGCGGCACTTTAGAGGTTCCTTTCAAATTCTCTTGTGAGACACCAAGCCTGGCCAAATTAAGTGATGTGCTTTCGGATGGGATGCTTACGAAATACCACTCTCTCAAATATTTCTTCGTGAATGAGTTCCAACTGCTCGCACAAGATGATGCAAAAGAGGTGGATTTCCTGAGGATGTACAGATTgatcagcttcttccttcatTCAATCGAACAAAACTTCATTACAGAAGCCAATATTCTGGAGTTTAAGTGTTCTTTTCTAGACCATATTCTGGAACGACTGCCGCATACAAAATCTACTATGGGCGTGCAAATAAGAGCAGAGCTCGTTCTGGCAAAGCGTGACTGTTGGATCCAGGGTGTGCTTGCATGTACAGAATTTACTCTGATATCCAAgcaaatttcaattgatagGGATGCTTACACTTTTGGAAGTCTAAAAGAAACATATTCTGACGAAGCTACTTTTCATGAAAACTACTTGAAGCTTACGAAAAAAGCACTTTCTTTGTTTAATCAATGTGGTCGAAAGCGTCAAAGGACAGTTGATATCTTGTCTATTGAGATTGGTGTTCTGCACCATCAGAGAAGAGAACATGACAAAGCAGTTTCTTTATTTCTTTCGTGCTATGAATATTACATGGAGTCGAAGTGGGACGTAATTGGTTTGAAGCTGCTCAAGATATTTGTGGACTCTTTAATGAATTGCTCTGGGTTGAACGAGCTGAAGATTGATGACGAGGCTGTACCAGTTTCAATAATCTTGAGCAACGCATATCTGAATATTCTCAGAACTTCCTATAATGATAGCGAGAGGAGGCGCTGGTGGCAAAAGTTTTTACAGTTGAGCCGTGATCGACCAACAGGTCTAGTTTATGCCACAGATGGTTTATTTCATGTTCATACAACGGATCATGCATATCTTTCGCAACCTAACACTCTTAGCATTGATGTTTCTATCGACAATTACGGAATTCCAGAGGATCTTAAGGCTGATGCTGTTACACTTACATTCAAGAACTCAGATGACTTCTTTGTGCATTTTCAGCTACTAAATGTTGtacttgttgaaaatgagaAAATTTTAACACTTAACGCTACTGAAATTGCGTACGGTGATTTCAAACCAGTATCTCTTGAGATCGATATGGGTAGTACAACATTTGTTAAACAGTTCCTAGATGATGCAGTGCCTGGTATCCGAATCGAGCATTCGTATGATGCCCAGAGTGTTACGCTTGCAATTGAACAGGCAAGAGAGTTAAATTTGGGAGACTATGCATTAGAACTATCGTGTGTTAATCATGATAAAATCGCTTCCTCTGAGGCCATCATTACTGCGCAAAAGCACGATCAGACATCAGCATGCCCTTTAAGCTTTAGCCCGGATAGCGATATCATATGCGAGAAAATTACAAATGTAAATGAGAAGGTACTGATACGCTACTATCCGAAGGAATCAATTAGTTCTTTCACACTTCACGTCGTATTCTCATTCACCAAGACCTCGGGTGCAAGTAAGTTTTCCGAAACGAGTGTAGTAAAGATTGGTTGTTATCTTCCTGTCTCTGTATCAGTGGAGGACATATTCAAGAGAGACATGCtaattttcaaatttctccTTGGTTCTTCCACTACAGAGGAGCCTATCATTATGAGTGGCACCAAACTATTGCCACCTATTCCTGAAGATAGATACTCCATATCTGGCGGTTATAGTCCAGACTCACCATTGTATCTATCAGCAGATCCCGAAGAGAATTGCCTGAACTGTTACCAGATAACCACTTCAGACTTTTTCCAGTCAACAGATACCTTCAGTCTACACATTACATATAACACGCTTAAGGAGCAATTGGATGCTCTAGTAACAGATGCAGTGTTAGTTCAAGGTGATGTCGAGTGGTACAAAAAGTTCGAGGCTTGGAGCCTGGTATGGAAGCTATGCGTCCTGCCTTTGCTTTGCTATCAATATGATGCGTTCCGAGCTGGTTTAATTATTCAGCTGGTAAAAGATTCAATAAACCTAAAAGAATTTGGTAATCTTTTCCGGAAGATATCCATGAACCGCGATGTCAGTGAAACAATCATACATTGTTTAAGTCGACTGGTTAAAGGTGTTCGACTGTCAGAAATTGATATTAGTGCTTATTCGAAAAATGTTGTGCCAAGGAAGCTGATTGTGCCAGTAGAGCTACCTAGATTTGAGCAGTTCTTCTACGTGGAGTTTAAGAATAAGAAAGCCTCTGAATACGAACTTGGGAACCCCATTGAAGTCACAATTGAGATTGAGAGTTTGAATCAAACATGGGGACAAAATGGTTTAGCCGGATCTTTTGTGTTTGAAGTGGCTAGTAGCAATGAATGGCTGGTTCAtggaaagaaaagaatgcGTATCCCTTCGGAGAAGTCAGAGGTTCACTTGCATATAATTCCACTTAAACGGGGATACTTGCATTATCCAAAAGTGGATATTATCAACATAGATTCCGACGAACCAAGCAGAATTGACTATACAAATTATTACGACACTCTCTTGGTGTTTTAG
- the GAS3 gene encoding putative 1,3-beta-glucanosyltransferase (similar to Saccharomyces cerevisiae GAS3 (YMR215W); ancestral locus Anc_8.731), with amino-acid sequence MLGSMRFASVLLAFAQLLVVVQAVLPIQIKSYRFIKAGSSRNSSDENEVFFVKGVDYQPGGSSAYDGSSDSDLFSDPEVCARDAFAFQQLGVNTVRIYSLNPDVNHDECMTIFNNAGIYVILDVNSGNYGENLDRSNPSGSYNEQYLRRVFKFIDAFKNYPNVLGFFSGNEVINDDADFADIDPQYVRAVQRDMKQYIAKNSNRSIPVGYSAADNVQLRLATFKYLQCNSMDGSVISQELHESRSDFFGLNSYQWCSGTSDWQSSGYDELNSTFSDAIIPLIFSEYGCNKNLPRTFDEVPDGLYGGLVDTFSGGLIFEYAEAENNYGLVDLDSSDGSLQYKEDFENLQGQYKNLTLPQIKQDDVKSDSIYKCDASDITSAYSGFGTKNFTLPSQPDEIAQMIKYGVNNTNIGSILTNYEAPTSVSYGIKDANGDSISATITYADENKANQFDVTTTSSTTSVATSSATRGTTTNSGSSTGSTSSTNSKSNGAALGNMVPIKSGFLALLISLISAFV; translated from the coding sequence ATGCTGGGCTCTATGAGGTTCGCGAGTGTGCTGCTGGCTTTTGCACAGCTATTGGTAGTGGTTCAAGCCGTTTTGCCCATCCAAATTAAGAGTTATAGGTTCATCAAGGCTGGATCTTCACGAAACAGTTCTGATGAGAATGAGGTTTTCTTTGTGAAAGGTGTGGATTATCAACCTGGTGGCTCGTCCGCTTATGATGGATCTTCAGATTCTGATCTTTTCTCGGATCCTGAGGTTTGTGCTAGAGATGCATTTGCGTTCCAACAGCTAGGTGTGAACACTGTTAGGATTTACTCTTTGAACCCTGACGTAAATCACGACGAATGTATGACGATCTTTAACAATGCGGGTATTTATGTGATATTGGATGTCAACAGTGGTAATTATGGTGAAAACTTGGACCGTTCTAACCCTTCGGGATCTTACAATGAACAATATCTAAGAAGagttttcaaatttatcgatgctttcaagaattatCCAAACGTTTTGGGATTCTTTTCTGGGAATGAAGTAATCAACGATGATGCCGATTTCGCAGATATCGATCCTCAATATGTTCGTGCTGTTCAACGTGATATGAAGCAGTATATCGCTAAAAACTCGAACAGATCCATCCCCGTTGGTTACTCGGCTGCAGACAATGTGCAGTTGAGATTGGCTACGTTCAAATACTTGCAATGTAACTCTATGGATGGGTCTGTGATATCACAAGAACTGCATGAGTCAAGATCCGATTTTTTTGGTTTGAACAGTTATCAATGGTGCTCTGGGACATCTGACTGGCAGTCTTCTGGTTACGATGAGCTGAATAGCACTTTCAGTGATGCGATAATCCCATTGATCTTCTCGGAATACGGCTGCAACAAAAACTTGCCTAGAACTTTTGACGAAGTGCCAGATGGGTTATACGGTGGATTGGTCGATACTTTCTCTGGTGGTCTGATTTTTGAATACGCAGAGGCCGAGAACAACTACGGCTTAGTCGATCTTGATAGTTCAGATGGGTCTTTGCAgtacaaagaagatttcgaGAACTTGCAAGGCCAGTACAAGAATTTGACTCTACCACAAATCAAGCAGGATGATGTTAAGAGTGATTCAATCTACAAGTGTGATGCTTCAGATATTACTTCTGCATATTCTGGTTTTGGAACCAAGAATTTCACTTTGCCTTCTCAGCCTGACGAAATTGCTCAAATGATCAAGTATGGTGTCAACAACACTAATATCGGCTCTATCTTGACAAACTATGAGGCTCCAACTTCGGTTAGCTACGGTATCAAGGATGCCAACGGTGATTCTATCTCGGCTACTATCACTTAtgctgatgaaaacaaAGCAAATCAGTTCGATGTCACTACAACTTCGTCAACCACTTCCGTGGCCACTTCGTCTGCCACTAGAGGTACCACCACAAACTCAGGGTCGTCCACCGGTTCGACGAGCTCAACTAACTCCAAAAGCAATGGCGCTGCCCTTGGCAACATGGTACCAATCAAATCAGGTTTCCTGGCGCTTTTAATCTCACTAATCTCAGCATTTGTGTGA
- the HEM4 gene encoding uroporphyrinogen-III synthase HEM4 (similar to Saccharomyces cerevisiae HEM4 (YOR278W); ancestral locus Anc_8.734) translates to MKMKVLLLKNKTAQLDKYEIAFEDNGFEPFFIPLIKHTHVPEEIMDLVHDKAYLENLSNIIVTSQRTVECLSESVLPNLTPSLREALLNKTVYAVGPATRDFLLRVGFKTVKGGDDAGTGSILADIIYNDLLAEDDRIDNHRELLLLVGEIRRDIIPVKLSNKGLKVREVVTYKTVDLNDNADRFKDAASPNSWMVLFSPQGTGEILELWKNKLAEDIKIASIGPTTEKYLNENGIQPHVVSAKPDADHLLNAIREYSCKN, encoded by the coding sequence atgaagatgaaagtcCTTCTACTCAAAAACAAGACTGCTCAGCTAGATAAATATGAGATTGCATTCGAAGACAATGGGTTTGAACCATTCTTCATCCCGCTGATCAAACATACCCATGTCCCGGAGGAGATAATGGATTTGGTGCACGATAAAGCTTACCTCGAGAACTTAAGCAACATCATTGTCACTTCACAGAGGACGGTTGAGTGCTTGAGTGAATCCGTTTTACCTAATCTTACACCATCGCTTCGAGAAGCCTTACTAAATAAGACTGTCTACGCTGTCGGTCCAGCAACGAGAGACTTTTTGCTAAGAGTTGGTTTCAAGACTGTCAAAGGTGGTGATGATGCAGGAACTGGTAGTATATTAGCTGATATAATATACAATGACTTGTTAGCTGAGGACGACAGAATCGACAATCACCGTGAACTATTGCTGCTCGTTGGTGAGATTCGAAGAGATATCATCCCAGTAAAACTGTCCAATAAGGGTCTCAAAGTGAGAGAGGTCGTCACTTACAAGACGGTAGATCTCAATGATAATGCTGATAGATTTAAAGATGCTGCTTCACCTAACAGTTGGATGGTACTATTTAGTCCTCAAGGAACaggtgaaattttggaactttggaagaacaAACTGGCGGAAGATATTAAGATTGCCAGCATTGGGCCTACTACTGAAAAATATCTGAATGAGAACGGAATCCAGCCGCATGTGGTTAGTGCCAAACCAGATGCCGACCACCTTTTGAACGCCATACGTGAATACTCCTGCAAAAATTAA
- the GUA1 gene encoding GMP synthase (glutamine-hydrolyzing) (similar to Saccharomyces cerevisiae GUA1 (YMR217W); ancestral locus Anc_8.733), whose protein sequence is MFDTILVLDFGSQYSHLITRRLREFNIYAEMLPCTQKLAELGWKPKGVILSGGPYSVYEKGAPHVDQAIFDLNVPILGICYGLQELAWIDNCEHVGRGDKREYGPATLNVKNQENALFKGIDHSTVWMSHGDKLHGLPKDFEVIATSDNSPYCGIAHKTKQIYGIQFHPEVTHSTQGKTLLKNFAASICQAKQNWTMENFIDTEIQRIRTLVGPTAEVIGAVSGGVDSTVASKLMTEAIGDRFHAILVDNGVLRLNEAQTVKKTLVDGLGINLTVVDAADEFLDKLKGVTDPEKKRKIIGNTFIHVFEREAAKIQPKDGKDIEFLLQGTLYPDVIESISFKGPSQTIKTHHNVGGLLEDMKLKLIEPLRELFKDEVRHLGELLGIPHDLVWRHPFPGPGIAIRVLGEVTREQVEIARKADHIYITEIKNAGLYNKISQAFACLLPVKSVGVMGDQRTYEQVIALRAIETTDFMTADWFPFEHDFLKRVASRIVNEVDGVARVTYDITSKPPATVEWE, encoded by the coding sequence ATGTTCGACACCATCTTGGTGTTGGATTTTGGTTCTCAATACTCCCATTTGATCACTAGGAGGTTGAGAGAGTTTAACATCTATGCCGAGATGTTGCCATGCACCCAAAAATTAGCTGAATTGGGTTGGAAACCAAAGGGTGTCATTCTTTCTGGTGGTCCATACTCTGTGTACGAGAAAGGTGCTCCACATGTTGATCAAGCTATCTTTGACTTGAACGTTCCAATCTTGGGTATCTGTTATGGTCTACAGGAATTGGCTTGGATCGATAATTGTGAACACGTCGGTCGTGGTGACAAGAGAGAATACGGACCAGCTACTTTGAACGTTAAGAATCAGGAGAATGCTTTGTTCAAAGGGATCGACCATTCTACCGTCTGGATGTCTCATGGTGACAAACTACATGGTTTACCAAAGGACTTCGAAGTGATTGCTACTTCTGACAACTCTCCATACTGTGGTATTGCTCACAAGACTAAGCAGATCTACGGTATTCAATTTCACCCAGAAGTTACTCATTCCACTCAAGGTAAAactcttttgaagaattttgcTGCATCCATCTGTCAAGCCAAGCAAAACTGGACCATGGAAAACTTTATTGACACTgagattcaaagaattaGAACTTTGGTTGGACCAACTGCTGAAGTCATTGGTGCTGTCTCTGGTGGTGTTGATTCCACTGTTGCTTCCAAATTGATGACTGAGGCTATCGGTGATAGATTCCATGCAATTCTTGTCGATAACGGTGTTCTAAGATTGAACGAGGCTCAGACTGTGAAGAAGACTTTGGTCGATGGTTTGGGTATTAACTTGACTGTTGTCGATGCCGCTGATGAGTTCTTGGACAAATTGAAGGGTGTTACTGACCctgagaagaagagaaaaatcaTCGGTAACACTTTCATCCACGTCTTCGAGAGAGAAGCTGCAAAGATTCAACCAAAGGACGGAAAGGATATTGAGTTCTTATTGCAAGGTACTTTGTACCCAGATGTCATCGAATCTATCTCTTTCAAGGGCCCTTCCCAAACCATCAAGACTCATCACAACGTCGGAGGTCTACTAGAGGAcatgaaattgaaattgatcgAACCATTGAGAGAATTGTTCAAGGATGAAGTCAGACATTTAGGTGAGCTTTTGGGAATTCCGCATGATTTGGTCTGGAGACACCCGTTCCCAGGTCCAGGTATCGCTATCCGTGTTCTAGGTGAAGTCACTAGAGAACAAGTGgaaattgcaagaaaagCTGATCACATTTATATCACAGAGATCAAGAACGCTGGTTTGTACAATAAAATTTCTCAGGCATTTGCTTGTCTATTACCGGTGAAATCTGTCGGTGTCATGGGTGATCAAAGGACTTATGAACAAGTCATTGCTTTGAGAGCTATAGAAACCACTGACTTCATGACAGCGGATTGGTTCCCATTCGAACAcgatttcttgaaaagagtTGCCTCTAGAATTGTCAACGAAGTCGACGGTGTCGCTAGAGTCACCTACGACATCACTTCCAAGCCTCCTGCTACTGTTGAATGGGAGTAA
- the SKY1 gene encoding serine/threonine protein kinase SKY1 (similar to Saccharomyces cerevisiae SKY1 (YMR216C); ancestral locus Anc_8.732), producing the protein MGSSINYPGFVSKPHSKSDNKDNVLNQSARQGQGSNHQNMIVERDDSKLFRQHFSAKANSKKVPPIATPLATSNLSLALKSGANGSKPNEGTHGEAAEEIVEDEDEDYSSCDEKNEESLKDYKPGGYHPAFKGEKYKNGRYILVRKLGWGHFSTVWLAKDSQSLKNTHVAMKIVRSDKVYTEAAVDEIKLLKRVRSNIGEDVLGSQYILRLLDNFIHSGPNGDHIVMVFEVLGENLLALIKKYEHRGIPMIYVKQISKQLLLGLDYMHRRCGVIHTDIKPENVLMEIGDVEGIVEMVELMDKQKKDLKRVHKQTSVDWSSSSSPYKSQSNQPLALVSTNSSTNILESTTPLQKVPSRRPRRHSMITGSQPLPSPLSSTNFHEMKAQFLGQSNSSSLSSSQWQSFVHSKSNVAIPHSNSMLNGNRSTQINEEQLANSLSSLDISQGEEAMGDPMNPTSLPTTDTNVIEIKIADLGNACWYDEHYTSSIQTREYRAPEVLLGAPWGCSADIWSTACLIFELITGDLLFEPDEGHSYSKDDDHIAQILELLGELPSYLLNEGRYTRTFFNSRGQLRNISKLKHWPLKSVLTEKYNFSPEEAQEIKDFLLPMLHLDPRKRADAGGMVNHPWLNDTLGMENIGLPDRKLYESGSDIPGWYQEVTGHPRH; encoded by the coding sequence ATGGGATCTTCAATCAACTACCCTGGTTTTGTGAGCAAGCCGCATTCAAAAAGTGACAATAAAGATAATGTATTGAATCAGAGTGCAAGACAAGGTCAAGGTTCTAatcatcaaaatatgaTTGTCGAGAGGGACGACTCCAAACTGTTTAGGCAGCATTTTAGTGCCAAAGCAAATTCTAAGAAGGTTCCCCCTATAGCTACACCATTAGCAACTTCTAATCTATCTTTGGCTTTAAAGAGCGGTGCTAATGGCAGTAAACCGAATGAAGGTACTCATGGGGAAGCAGCTGAAGAGATTgtagaagatgaagatgaagattaTTCTTCATGTGATGAAAAAAACGAggaatctttgaaagattatAAGCCAGGTGGTTATCATCCCGCTTTCAAAGGtgaaaaatacaagaatGGTAGGTACATCCTTGTGAGGAAGTTAGGATGGGGACATTTTTCGACTGTTTGGTTGGCAAAGGATTCACAAAGTCTCAAGAATACTCATGTTGCAATGAAGATTGTTAGAAGTGACAAAGTTTATACAGAGGCAGCagttgatgaaatcaagctgttgaaaagggTACGAAGTAATATTGGGGAAGATGTATTGGGGTCCCAGTATATCCTACGACTCTTGGATAACTTTATTCATTCTGGGCCCAATGGAGATCATATAGTCATGGTCTTTGAAGTGTTGGGAGAAAATTTGCTAGCTCTTATCAAGAAGTATGAGCATCGTGGAATTCCAATGATTTATGTTAAACAAATTTCCAAACAGCTACTATTGGGTTTGGATTATATGCATAGGCGGTGTGGTGTTATACACACCGATATCAAGCCCGAGAATGTATTGATGGAGATTGGTGACGTCGAGGGAATAGTGGAAATGGTTGAATTGATGGATAAACAAAAGAAAGATCTTAAAAGAGTGCATAAACAAACTTCGGTTGACTggtcgtcatcttcatcgcCTTACAAATCGCAATCTAATCAGCCATTGGCTTTGGTTTCAACTAATTCATCCACCAATATCTTAGAGTCCACTACGCCACTGCAAAAAGTTCCAAGCAGAAGACCAAGAAGGCATTCAATGATTACAGGTTCGCAACCTTTACCATCACCTTTGAGCTCCACTAATTTCCACGAGATGAAAGCACAATTCCTAGGGCAAAGTAATTCCAGTAGCCTCTCATCATCCCAATGGCAAAGTTTTGTTCACTCAAAGAGCAATGTTGCCATCCCTCATTCAAATAGCATGCTAAATGGGAACCGAAGTACCCAAATTAACGAAGAACAGCTGGCAAACTCCCTTTCATCACTAGATATATCCCAAGGTGAAGAAGCTATGGGGGATCCGATGAATCCTACATCTTTACCAACCACCGATACCAATGTTATAGAAATTAAGATTGCTGATTTAGGAAATGCCTGTTGGTATGATGAACATTATACTAGTTCTATTCAGACTAGAGAATATAGGGCACCAGAAGTTTTATTGGGGGCTCCATGGGGCTGTAGTGCGGACATTTGGTCCACTGCTTGCCTAATCTTCGAGTTGATTACTGGTGACCTTCTATTTGAGCCTGACGAGGGTCATTCCTATTCCAAGGATGATGATCATATTGCACAAATCTTAGAGTTGCTCGGTGAGCTTCCTTCTTACTTGCTTAATGAAGGCAGGTACACGAGgacttttttcaattctagAGGTCAATTGAGGAATATCTCAAAGCTGAAGCATTGGCCACTGAAGTCGGTGCTAACGGAGAAATACAATTTCTCACCAGAGGAAGCCCAAGAGATAAAAGATTTTCTATTACCTATGTTACATCTAGATCCAAGAAAAAGAGCAGATGCAGGTGGGATGGTGAACCATCCATGGCTGAATGATACTTTGGGGATGGAAAATATCGGTCTACCTGATAGGAAACTTTACGAAAGCGGTTCAGACATTCCTGGCTGGTATCAAGAAGTGACAGGTCATCCAAGACATTGA